One part of the Paenibacillus silvisoli genome encodes these proteins:
- a CDS encoding VOC family protein: MFKAKPILPCPSIKEQVSFYEGLGFKTVQIYTRPHPYAVVSYESLELHFYGTKRILPSENPQMCYVEVDDVNRVYEGFTAGLKRHTGKIPRSGIPRISKLKHLAEDRRFIMTDVGGNTFYIGTPNADPAFYRTIESEEYAINFEILYDLLYSKEDSNSAFNMLERFFPADVSSINVGDLDLAKILLVALDIHLQRDHVVNQRINDKLQKLFNMYNTESPDWNKILKQYDEIIGGEE, from the coding sequence ATGTTTAAAGCCAAACCGATTTTACCGTGTCCATCCATCAAGGAACAGGTATCTTTTTATGAGGGCTTGGGTTTCAAAACCGTTCAAATTTACACTCGGCCCCATCCATATGCAGTGGTTAGTTACGAATCGCTCGAGCTGCACTTTTATGGAACCAAACGAATATTGCCTAGTGAAAATCCCCAGATGTGCTATGTCGAAGTTGACGATGTAAACCGGGTATATGAAGGGTTCACCGCTGGATTGAAACGACACACCGGGAAGATACCTCGTTCCGGCATACCGCGAATATCTAAATTGAAACATTTAGCAGAGGATCGAAGATTTATAATGACAGATGTAGGCGGGAATACGTTCTATATTGGAACACCGAATGCCGATCCTGCTTTTTATAGAACCATTGAGAGCGAGGAGTATGCGATAAATTTCGAGATACTCTACGATCTATTGTATTCAAAAGAGGATAGCAATTCAGCGTTCAATATGTTGGAAAGATTCTTTCCAGCAGATGTAAGTTCGATAAATGTAGGAGATTTAGATCTAGCAAAAATATTATTGGTTGCTTTGGATATTCATTTACAACGAGATCATGTAGTGAACCAACGCATTAACGATAAACTTCAAAAGTTATTTAACATGTACAACACTGAAAGCCCGGATTGGAATAAAATCTTGAAACAGTATGACGAGATTATTGGCGGCGAAGAATAA
- a CDS encoding MerR family transcriptional regulator, whose protein sequence is MKGIEIAKKLNISTSALRHYEAWGLVPYVERAANGYRIYTKEHEAYFQCIRAMYAGFGMDLIREVLPRIIRGEKLDALWLINKAQVKLHAEKETVQRTVDMLDLKELNDLPKYRNKESFTIGEVAEEANVSASAIRHWEKEGLIKPERQQESGFRIYSPSDIRKVLIIRTVQRVVYSLDTVREVLSELDKHNVAQAKEIALKSLQYIDHALVEQVRGIACLQNLLNIVSTNEGL, encoded by the coding sequence ATGAAAGGGATTGAGATAGCAAAAAAATTAAATATAAGTACGAGCGCATTAAGGCATTATGAAGCCTGGGGACTTGTTCCTTATGTCGAGAGAGCGGCAAATGGTTATCGCATTTATACAAAGGAACATGAGGCTTATTTCCAATGTATACGTGCGATGTATGCCGGTTTTGGAATGGATTTGATTCGAGAGGTGCTGCCGCGCATTATTCGTGGGGAAAAACTTGATGCCTTATGGCTAATTAACAAGGCACAAGTAAAGCTGCATGCAGAAAAAGAAACCGTACAAAGAACAGTCGACATGCTTGACTTGAAAGAGTTGAACGATCTGCCGAAGTACCGCAACAAAGAATCGTTTACGATTGGTGAGGTAGCTGAAGAAGCGAACGTATCTGCTTCCGCGATTCGGCATTGGGAGAAGGAAGGGCTAATTAAGCCTGAGCGTCAACAAGAGAGTGGATTCCGTATCTATAGCCCTTCAGATATTCGCAAAGTGCTTATCATCCGAACTGTTCAAAGAGTAGTGTATTCCTTGGATACAGTTCGTGAAGTACTATCGGAGCTTGATAAACATAATGTTGCGCAAGCCAAGGAAATTGCTCTTAAATCTCTTCAATACATTGATCATGCATTGGTTGAGCAAGTGCGAGGCATTGCCTGTTTGCAAAATCTTTTAAACATTGTGTCAACTAATGAAGGATTGTAA
- a CDS encoding YdeI/OmpD-associated family protein — protein sequence MTKKAEPLQIQLFPDAEAFEEWLAVNYEISPGLRLQHAKKNSGVQSVSYLEALDVALCYGWIDSQKEANDEKTWLQRFTPRGKKSIWSQVNKDKVAALIESGRMKPPGLQAIETAKQNGQWDTAYAPQSTAEAPEDFAAELERNPQAKAVYDGLNRQNKYAMLFRLQTAKKPETRANRIKQFIEMLNKGEKLYP from the coding sequence ATGACGAAAAAAGCAGAGCCGTTGCAGATTCAGCTGTTCCCGGATGCGGAGGCGTTCGAGGAATGGCTGGCGGTAAATTACGAGATTTCTCCAGGGCTTAGGCTTCAGCACGCGAAGAAGAATTCCGGCGTCCAGTCCGTTTCCTACTTGGAGGCGCTGGACGTCGCGCTTTGTTATGGCTGGATCGACAGCCAGAAGGAAGCGAACGACGAGAAGACGTGGTTGCAGCGCTTCACGCCACGCGGCAAGAAGAGTATCTGGTCGCAGGTGAACAAAGACAAGGTCGCTGCCCTAATCGAGAGCGGGAGGATGAAGCCGCCCGGCTTGCAGGCGATCGAGACCGCGAAGCAGAACGGCCAATGGGACACCGCATACGCGCCGCAAAGCACGGCGGAAGCGCCAGAGGATTTCGCCGCCGAGCTCGAGCGGAATCCGCAAGCGAAAGCCGTATACGACGGACTTAACCGGCAAAACAAATACGCGATGCTGTTCCGCCTGCAAACGGCCAAAAAACCGGAAACGCGCGCGAACCGCATCAAGCAGTTCATCGAAATGCTCAATAAAGGCGAGAAGCTTTACCCTTAA
- a CDS encoding sulfurtransferase, giving the protein MKNIVSLKWVLARMYESDVVIVDCRFALGKPESGREAYTESHIPGAVYLDLEQDLSAPIEEHGGRHPLPDIAALTSTLSRAGIGNESRVIAYDDQGGAMASRLWWLLKYLGHEQVFVMDEGFTAWRAAGFPVTADQKVLIPSQFLATVQHNMLVEVEEVQEKLGQADVTLIDSREGARYRGEVEPIDRVAGHIPGAINRFWAEGRDADGKWKSAEAQEERFAGLPKDGELVVYCGSGVTACPNVLALQEAGFTNVKLYAGSWSDWITYSKNPIATGDEEAPKGE; this is encoded by the coding sequence ATGAAAAATATCGTATCGTTAAAATGGGTGCTCGCCCGTATGTATGAATCGGACGTGGTCATCGTCGACTGCCGGTTCGCGTTAGGCAAGCCGGAATCCGGCCGCGAGGCGTATACGGAGTCGCATATTCCGGGCGCGGTGTATTTGGACTTGGAGCAGGACCTGTCCGCTCCGATTGAGGAGCATGGCGGACGCCATCCGCTGCCGGACATCGCGGCGCTGACGTCGACGCTTAGCCGTGCGGGGATTGGCAATGAATCGCGGGTTATCGCGTACGACGATCAGGGCGGAGCAATGGCTTCGCGGCTGTGGTGGCTGCTGAAATATCTGGGCCACGAGCAGGTGTTTGTGATGGACGAGGGGTTCACCGCTTGGAGGGCTGCCGGATTCCCGGTGACGGCAGACCAGAAGGTGCTGATCCCGAGCCAGTTCCTCGCGACAGTGCAGCATAACATGCTGGTCGAGGTGGAGGAAGTACAAGAGAAGCTGGGACAGGCCGACGTGACGCTGATCGATTCGCGTGAAGGCGCACGCTATCGCGGCGAGGTGGAGCCGATCGACCGTGTAGCCGGGCATATCCCTGGCGCGATCAACCGCTTCTGGGCGGAAGGCCGCGACGCGGATGGTAAGTGGAAGAGCGCGGAGGCGCAGGAAGAGCGGTTCGCCGGGCTGCCGAAGGACGGTGAGCTGGTCGTGTATTGCGGCTCGGGCGTGACGGCTTGCCCGAACGTGCTGGCTTTGCAGGAAGCGGGCTTTACGAATGTGAAGCTGTATGCGGGGAGCTGGAGTGATTGGATTACGTATAGCAAGAATCCGATTGCGACTGGTGATGAGGAAGCGCCGAAAGGCGAATAG